The proteins below come from a single Vibrio natriegens NBRC 15636 = ATCC 14048 = DSM 759 genomic window:
- the rpsH gene encoding 30S ribosomal protein S8, whose translation MSMQDPISDMLTRVRNGQAANKVAVKMPSSKLKVAIAALLKAEGYIVDFAVEGEAKPELEVTLKYFQAKPVIEQLKRVSRPGLRVYKKKDQLPSVMGGLGIAIVSTSKGLMSDRAARKAGLGGEIICYVA comes from the coding sequence ATGAGCATGCAAGATCCGATTTCGGATATGCTGACCCGCGTTCGTAACGGTCAGGCAGCAAACAAAGTTGCTGTAAAAATGCCTTCTTCAAAGCTTAAAGTTGCAATTGCTGCACTACTAAAAGCTGAAGGTTACATCGTTGACTTCGCTGTTGAAGGCGAAGCAAAACCTGAGCTAGAAGTTACACTTAAGTACTTCCAAGCTAAACCAGTAATCGAGCAACTTAAACGTGTTTCTCGTCCAGGTCTACGTGTTTACAAGAAGAAAGATCAACTTCCTTCTGTAATGGGTGGTCTTGGTATTGCTATCGTTTCTACTTCCAAGGGTCTTATGTCAGACCGCGCTGCACGTAAAGCAGGTCTTGGTGGTGAAATCATCTGCTACGTAGCTTAA
- the rplF gene encoding 50S ribosomal protein L6, with the protein MSRVAKAPVAIPAGVEVKLNGQEITVKGAKGELTRVLNDAVVIAQEENNLTFGPKEGVVNAWAQAGTARALVNNMVVGVTEGFTKKLTLKGVGYRAAIKGNAVGLTLGFSHPVEHELPAGIKAECPSQTEIVITGADKQLVGQVAADIRSYRQPEPYKGKGVRYADENVRTKEAKKK; encoded by the coding sequence ATGTCTCGTGTTGCAAAAGCACCTGTCGCTATTCCAGCTGGCGTAGAGGTGAAACTAAACGGCCAAGAAATCACTGTAAAAGGTGCTAAAGGCGAACTAACTCGCGTTCTTAACGATGCAGTTGTTATCGCTCAGGAAGAAAACAACCTAACTTTCGGTCCTAAAGAAGGTGTTGTTAACGCTTGGGCACAAGCAGGTACTGCTCGTGCACTAGTAAACAACATGGTTGTTGGTGTTACTGAAGGCTTTACTAAGAAGCTAACTCTTAAAGGTGTTGGTTACCGTGCTGCTATCAAAGGCAACGCTGTAGGTCTAACACTAGGCTTCTCACACCCAGTTGAGCACGAGTTGCCAGCGGGTATTAAAGCTGAATGTCCAAGCCAAACTGAAATTGTGATCACTGGTGCTGACAAGCAACTAGTTGGTCAAGTTGCGGCTGACATTCGTTCTTACCGTCAACCTGAGCCTTACAAAGGTAAAGGTGTTCGTTACGCAGATGAAAATGTGCGTACTAAAGAAGCTAAGAAGAAGTAA
- the rplE gene encoding 50S ribosomal protein L5: MAKLHDYYKSSVVAELTKQFSYTSVMQVPRIEKITLNMGVGEAINDKKLLENAASDMATISGQKPLITKARKSVAGFKIREGYPIGCKVTLRGERMWDFLERLINIALPRVRDFRGVSAKSFDGRGNYSMGVREQIIFPEIDFDKVDRVRGLDITITTSAGTDEEGRALLAAFNFPFRK, translated from the coding sequence ATGGCGAAACTGCATGATTACTACAAGTCGTCTGTAGTCGCTGAACTGACCAAACAGTTTAGCTACACAAGCGTCATGCAAGTCCCTAGAATCGAGAAAATCACCCTAAACATGGGTGTTGGTGAAGCAATCAACGATAAGAAACTGCTAGAAAATGCAGCGTCTGATATGGCAACGATCTCTGGTCAAAAGCCACTTATCACAAAAGCGCGCAAATCTGTTGCAGGTTTCAAAATCCGTGAAGGCTACCCTATCGGTTGTAAAGTAACCTTGCGTGGCGAACGTATGTGGGATTTTCTTGAGCGTTTAATTAACATCGCTCTTCCACGTGTACGTGACTTCCGTGGCGTTAGCGCTAAGTCTTTTGACGGACGCGGTAACTACAGCATGGGCGTTCGCGAGCAAATCATCTTCCCGGAAATCGACTTTGATAAAGTTGATCGAGTACGCGGTCTAGACATCACTATTACGACGTCTGCTGGTACTGATGAGGAAGGCCGTGCTCTGCTGGCTGCCTTTAACTTCCCATTCCGTAAGTAA
- the rpsN gene encoding 30S ribosomal protein S14, which yields MAKNSMKAREAKRAKLVAKFAEKRSALKAIISDVNASEEDRWNAVLKLQSLPRDSSASRQRNRCNQTGRPHGYLRKFGLSRIKVREACMKGEIPGLRKASW from the coding sequence ATGGCTAAAAATTCAATGAAAGCACGTGAAGCAAAACGTGCAAAGCTAGTAGCTAAGTTCGCTGAAAAGCGTTCAGCGCTAAAAGCTATCATTAGCGATGTAAACGCATCTGAAGAAGATCGTTGGAATGCAGTTCTTAAATTGCAATCTCTTCCACGTGATTCAAGTGCATCACGTCAGCGCAACCGTTGCAACCAAACTGGTCGTCCACACGGTTACCTACGTAAGTTCGGTCTAAGCCGTATTAAGGTTCGTGAAGCTTGCATGAAAGGCGAGATTCCGGGTCTTCGTAAGGCTAGCTGGTAA
- the rplX gene encoding 50S ribosomal protein L24: MAAKIRRNDEVIVLAGKDKGKKGKVTKVLATGKVIVEGINLVKKHQKPVPALGQQGGIVEQEAAIDASNVAIFNAATGKADRIGFRFEDGKKVRFFKSNGETVSN, from the coding sequence ATGGCAGCTAAAATCCGTCGTAACGACGAAGTAATCGTTCTTGCTGGTAAAGACAAAGGCAAGAAAGGTAAAGTAACTAAGGTTCTAGCAACCGGTAAAGTTATCGTTGAAGGTATCAACCTTGTTAAGAAGCACCAAAAGCCGGTTCCGGCTCTAGGTCAACAAGGTGGCATCGTTGAACAAGAAGCAGCAATTGATGCTTCTAACGTTGCAATCTTTAACGCAGCTACTGGTAAAGCTGACCGTATCGGTTTCCGTTTTGAAGATGGTAAGAAAGTTCGTTTCTTTAAGTCTAACGGCGAAACCGTTTCTAACTAA
- the rplN gene encoding 50S ribosomal protein L14, producing the protein MIQMQSMLDAADNSGARSVMCIKVLGGSHRRYAHIGDVIKVTVKEAIPRGKVKKGDVLKAVVVRTRKGVRRPDGSVIRFDRNACVLLNDNTEQPIGTRIFGPVTRELRGDKFMKIVSLAPEVL; encoded by the coding sequence ATGATCCAAATGCAAAGTATGCTGGACGCAGCTGATAACTCAGGCGCACGCAGCGTAATGTGTATTAAGGTTCTGGGTGGCTCTCACCGCCGTTATGCACATATCGGTGACGTCATCAAAGTTACTGTGAAGGAAGCAATTCCTCGCGGTAAAGTAAAAAAAGGTGATGTTCTGAAGGCGGTGGTAGTGCGCACCCGTAAAGGCGTACGTCGTCCTGACGGTTCTGTCATTCGCTTCGACCGAAATGCTTGCGTATTGTTGAACGACAATACAGAGCAACCAATCGGTACACGTATCTTTGGTCCTGTGACACGCGAACTTCGTGGCGATAAGTTCATGAAGATCGTTTCACTGGCTCCAGAAGTTCTGTAA